A region from the Drosophila bipectinata strain 14024-0381.07 chromosome 3R, DbipHiC1v2, whole genome shotgun sequence genome encodes:
- the Rb97D gene encoding ribonucleoprotein RB97D, producing the protein MAAVAGLKEGTAEDPTAEVIVIPDREDDICELEHLRKLFIGGLAPYTTEEGLKVFYGQWGKVVDVVVMRDATTKRSRGFGFITYTKSLMVDKAQENRPHVIDGKTVEAKRALPRPERESRETNISVKKLFVGGLKDNHDEDCLREYFMQFGNVVSVKLLTDKTTGKRRGFAFIEFDDYDAVDKAILQKQHSIKYVHVDVKKSIYNLEKKGEKHQPGAPPNGTKPPMNQYQHPPPPPQNGNMPPAGYRPPGPPPPSPMAPYQQQPPPPPMNAPPPNYNYWGPPPPPMQSYYQQPPPPQMNAWGGYPPAQPQWHPGQWGCPPPVQQAPPPAAAPPPMDHHRNGPPPPAPGNWNMPPNAPPPIPGAPPPQPAPPHQQPPPPNFGTGYQQNYGGGPTKHNMGANRMNPYAATPPNPYHNPQPPAPPYAPYNVAAPPPNGTSHKPIANGSVPTGGSSKYRR; encoded by the exons ATGGCAGCAGTTGCGGGTTTAAAGGAAGGAACCGCAGAGGATCCCACTGCTGAGGTTATAGTTATTCCAGACCGCGAAGAT GACATCTGCGAACTGGAGCACTTGCGTAAGCTCTTCATCGGCGGCCTGGCTCCCTACACCACAGAGGAGGGCCTGAAGGTGTTCTACGGCCAGTGGGGCAAAGTCGTCGATGTTGTGGTGATGCGCGATGCAACCACCAAACGCTCCCGGGGCTTCGGCTTCATCACCTACACAAAGTCCCTCATGGTAGACAAGGCACAGGAGAACCGCCCCCATGTCATCGACGGCAA AACTGTGGAGGCAAAGCGGGCTTTGCCGCGCCCAGAACGTGAGTCACGCGAGACCAACATATCAGTGAAGAAACTATTTGTGGGCGGTCTGAAAGACAACCACGATGAGGATTGCTTGCGGGAGTACTTCATGCAGTTTGGTAATGTGGTCTCCGTCAAGCTGCTCACCGACAAGACCACCGGCAAACGTCGTGGATTCGCCTTTATCGAGTTTGACGACTACGATGCAGTAGACAAAGCCATAC TCCAAAAACAGCATTCTATCAAATATGTACATGTGGACGTTAAAAAGTCAATTTACAACCTGGAAAAGAAAGGAGAGAAACATCAGCCTGGAGCTCCACCAAACGGCACAAAGCCTCCAATGAATCAGTACCAACACCCGCCTCCGCCGCCTCAAAACGGAAATATGCCGCCTGCCGGCTATCGTCCACCTGGACCGCCCCCTCCTTCGCCAATGGCACCGTACCAGCAGCAACCCCCTCCACCTCCGATGAATGCTCCTCCGCCGAACTACAACTACTGGGGACCACCTCCGCCGCCAATGCAGTCTTATTACCAACAGCCCCCTCCACCGCAAATGAACGCCTGGGGTGGTTATCCACCGGCCCAGCCTCAATGGCACCCCGGGCAGTGGGGATGCCCGCCACCGGTGCAACAGGCTCCACCGCCAGCCGCAGCACCTCCGCCGATGGACCACCACCGCAACGGACCCCCGCCGCCGGCGCCTGGAAACTGGAACATGCCGCCGAATGCGCCGCCACCGATCCCGGGGGCACCACCGCCGCAGCCTGCACCGCCGCACCAGCAACCACCGCCGCCTAACTTCGGCACCGGTTACCAGCAAAACTACGGAGGCGGCCCGACCAAGCACAACATGGGAGCAAATCGCATGAATCCCTATGCTGCAACGCCACCCAATCCCTATC ATAACCCTCAACCTCCAGCACCACCCTACGCTCCGTACAATGTAGCTGCTCCGCCTCCGAACGGAACTAGTCACAAGCCTATCGCCAATGGATCCGTGCCCACCGGAGGCAGTAGCAAGTACCGCCGGTAG